One Mugil cephalus isolate CIBA_MC_2020 chromosome 22, CIBA_Mcephalus_1.1, whole genome shotgun sequence genomic window carries:
- the LOC124999892 gene encoding protein PHTF2-like isoform X3: MASKVKDAVVWYQKKIGAYDQQIWEKSVEQREIKFISLGLRNKPKKTGHVKPDLIDVDLVRGSAFAKAKPESPWTSLTRKGIVRVVFFPFFYRWWIQVTSRAIFLLLLALYLLQVAAAVLYVSVPQPHGIPATEVFGAIWLMLLLGTVHCQIVSTRTPKPASSSGGKRRRSKKSKLSIDKSTETDNGYVSLDGRVTNRSSEEGLQLHEQRCDLTRADDGCWNSLLQPPHAHPARSSGLLLASGTKEPASDEASSEEDPEASYSALRRGVERMNSDCTLRNRKNTHHKKHYAVEDVPKSGTSCSSRCSSLRTQDSESTRHESETEDLMWEDFLHCAECRSSCTSETEGEGGGTPVCPPAKKEYRDDPFHQGHSPWLHSSNPGLERVSAIVWEGNECKKADMSVLEISGMIMNRVNLYTPGIGYQVFGNLVSVTLGLTPFVYRLAQYRDFDQLTTLSANELLSVALGGGSGSDGLVITMVTLSFLVRVCLIWLFFFLLSVAERTYKQRLLFAKLFGHLTSARRARKSEVPHFRLKKVQNIKMWLSLRSYLKRRGPQRSVDVIVSSAFLLTLSVVFICCAQLLHVHETFLDCHYNWELVIWCSSLSLFLLRFVTLGSETSKKYSNTSILLTEQINLYLKMEKKPNKKEELTLVNNVLKLATKLLKELDTPFRLYGLTMNPLLYNITQVVILSAVSGVISDLLGFNLKLWKIKS; the protein is encoded by the exons ATGGCTTCCAAAGTAAAAGATGCTGTGGTGTGGTACCAGAAAAAG ATCGGCGCCTATGACCAACAGATATGGGAGAAGTCGGTGgagcagagagaaataaag tttatttctctg GGCTTGAGGAACAAGCCAAAGAAGACGGGACATGTCAAACCGGATCTTATCGACGTGGACCTGGTCAGAG GTTCGGCGTTCGCTAAGGCCAAACCCGAGAGTCCGTGGACGTCGCTGACCAGGAAGGGCATCGTCAGAGTcgtcttcttccctttcttttatCGATGGTGGATCCAGGTCACCTCCAGagccatcttcctcctcctgctggctCTCTACCTGCTGCAAG tggcagcagcagtccTGTACGTGAGCGTCCCTCAGCCTCATGGGATCCCGGCCACCGAGGTGTTCGGAGCCATCTGGctcatgctgctgctgggaaCCGTCCACTGTCAGATCGTCTCCACCAGGACCCCGAAACCAGCCTCCAGCAGCGGAGGGAAGAGACGCAG ATCTAAGAAGTCCAAGCTGTCCATCGACAAATCAACGGAGACGGACAACGGTTACGTGTCCCTGGACGGCCGGGTGACCAATCGCAGCAGTGAGGAGGGGCTCCAGCTCCACGAGCAGAGATGTGACTTGACCAGAGCCGACGACGGGTGCTGGAACTCACTGCTCCAGCCCCCACATGCTCACCCAGCTCGCAGCTCAGGACTGCTGCTGGCCAGCGGCACCAAg gaacCCGCATCAGACGAGGCCTCCAGTGAGGAAGACCCTGAGGCGTCCTACAGCGCCCTCCGCAGGGGAGTAGAAAGAATGAACAGTGACTGTACGCTCCGCAACCGCAAGAACACACACCACAAGAAACACTACGCTGTGGAG GACGTCCCAAAGTCCGGCACCAGCTGTAGCTCCAGGTGTTCTAGTCTGAGGACTCAAGACTCGGAGAGCACTCGACACGAGTCAGAGACTGAGGACCTGATGTGGGAGGACTTCCTCCACTGTGCAGAGTGCAGATCGTCCTGCACTTCAGAGACAG agggagaaggtggagggacacctGTATGTCCTCCTGCAAAGAAGGAATACAGAGACGACCCGTTCCATCAG GGTCACTCTCCCTGGCTGCACAGCTCCAACCCCGGCCTGGAGCGAGTGAGCGCCATCGTGTGGGAGGGCAACGAGTGTAAGAAGGCTGACATGTCTGTGCTGGAGATCAGTGGCATGATCATGAACAGGGTGAATCTTTACACCCCTGGTATTGGCTACCAGGTCTTTGGGAACCTGGTGTCAGTGACACTTGGACTCACACCATTCGTTTACAG ACTGGCTCAGTACCGTGACTTTGATCAGCTGACCACACTGTCAGCCAATGAGCTTCTGTCGGTGGCGCTTGGGGGCGGGTCTGGATCAGATGGCTTGGTCATCACCATGGTAACACTCAGCTTCCTGGTGCGCGTCTGCCTTATAtggctcttcttcttcctgctcagCGTAGCGGAGAGGACCTATAAACAG AGGCTCCTGTTTGCCAAACTGTTTGGTCACCTGACTTCAGCCCGCAGAGCCAGGAAGTCTGAAGTTCCACATTTTAGACTGAAGAAAGTTCAGAACATCAAGATGTGGTTGTCGCTACGCTCCTACCTCAAG AGACGGGGTCCTCAGCGCTCAGTGGATGTCATCGTATCGTCTGCTTTCCTGCTCACTCTGTCTGTCGTCTTCATCTGCTGCGCACAG TTGCTGCACGTCCATGAAACGTTCCTGGATTGTCACTATAACTGGGAGCTGGTGATCTGGTGCTCCAGTCTGTCTCTGTTCCTGCTCAGGTTCGTCACTCTGGGCTCAGAGACCAGCAAGAAGTACAGCAACACCTCCATCCTGCTCACCGAACAG ATCAACCTGTAtctgaagatggagaagaagccAAACAAGAAAGAGGAGCTGACGCTGGTCAACAACGTTTTAAAACTGGCTACCAAACTGCTCAAG GAGCTGGATACTCCGTTCAGGCTGTACGGTTTGACTATGAACCCTCTGCTCTACAACATCACCCAGGTGGTCATCCTGTCTGCAGTGTCAGGAGTCATATCTGACCTACTAGGATTTAACCTGAAG CTGTGGAAAATCAAATCCTGA
- the LOC124999892 gene encoding protein PHTF2-like isoform X2 has translation MASKVKDAVVWYQKKIGAYDQQIWEKSVEQREIKGLRNKPKKTGHVKPDLIDVDLVRGSAFAKAKPESPWTSLTRKGIVRVVFFPFFYRWWIQVTSRAIFLLLLALYLLQVAAAVLYVSVPQPHGIPATEVFGAIWLMLLLGTVHCQIVSTRTPKPASSSGGKRRRKLRKASQMEVHREGDGSSTTDNTQEGAPHPHSASTTYSLGALFQDFWHDICKAGSKKSKLSIDKSTETDNGYVSLDGRVTNRSSEEGLQLHEQRCDLTRADDGCWNSLLQPPHAHPARSSGLLLASGTKEPASDEASSEEDPEASYSALRRGVERMNSDCTLRNRKNTHHKKHYAVEDVPKSGTSCSSRCSSLRTQDSESTRHESETEDLMWEDFLHCAECRSSCTSETEGEGGGTPVCPPAKKEYRDDPFHQGHSPWLHSSNPGLERVSAIVWEGNECKKADMSVLEISGMIMNRVNLYTPGIGYQVFGNLVSVTLGLTPFVYRLAQYRDFDQLTTLSANELLSVALGGGSGSDGLVITMVTLSFLVRVCLIWLFFFLLSVAERTYKQRLLFAKLFGHLTSARRARKSEVPHFRLKKVQNIKMWLSLRSYLKRRGPQRSVDVIVSSAFLLTLSVVFICCAQLLHVHETFLDCHYNWELVIWCSSLSLFLLRFVTLGSETSKKYSNTSILLTEQINLYLKMEKKPNKKEELTLVNNVLKLATKLLKELDTPFRLYGLTMNPLLYNITQVVILSAVSGVISDLLGFNLKLWKIKS, from the exons ATGGCTTCCAAAGTAAAAGATGCTGTGGTGTGGTACCAGAAAAAG ATCGGCGCCTATGACCAACAGATATGGGAGAAGTCGGTGgagcagagagaaataaag GGCTTGAGGAACAAGCCAAAGAAGACGGGACATGTCAAACCGGATCTTATCGACGTGGACCTGGTCAGAG GTTCGGCGTTCGCTAAGGCCAAACCCGAGAGTCCGTGGACGTCGCTGACCAGGAAGGGCATCGTCAGAGTcgtcttcttccctttcttttatCGATGGTGGATCCAGGTCACCTCCAGagccatcttcctcctcctgctggctCTCTACCTGCTGCAAG tggcagcagcagtccTGTACGTGAGCGTCCCTCAGCCTCATGGGATCCCGGCCACCGAGGTGTTCGGAGCCATCTGGctcatgctgctgctgggaaCCGTCCACTGTCAGATCGTCTCCACCAGGACCCCGAAACCAGCCTCCAGCAGCGGAGGGAAGAGACGCAG GAAGTTGAGGAAGGCATCTCAGATGGAGGTGCATAGGGAAGGCGACGGGTCTAGCACTACCGATAACACACAGGAGGGGGCACCACACCCCCACTCAGCCAGCACCACATACAGCCTGGGCGCTCTCTTCCAAGATTTCTGGCATGATATCTGTAAAGCTGG ATCTAAGAAGTCCAAGCTGTCCATCGACAAATCAACGGAGACGGACAACGGTTACGTGTCCCTGGACGGCCGGGTGACCAATCGCAGCAGTGAGGAGGGGCTCCAGCTCCACGAGCAGAGATGTGACTTGACCAGAGCCGACGACGGGTGCTGGAACTCACTGCTCCAGCCCCCACATGCTCACCCAGCTCGCAGCTCAGGACTGCTGCTGGCCAGCGGCACCAAg gaacCCGCATCAGACGAGGCCTCCAGTGAGGAAGACCCTGAGGCGTCCTACAGCGCCCTCCGCAGGGGAGTAGAAAGAATGAACAGTGACTGTACGCTCCGCAACCGCAAGAACACACACCACAAGAAACACTACGCTGTGGAG GACGTCCCAAAGTCCGGCACCAGCTGTAGCTCCAGGTGTTCTAGTCTGAGGACTCAAGACTCGGAGAGCACTCGACACGAGTCAGAGACTGAGGACCTGATGTGGGAGGACTTCCTCCACTGTGCAGAGTGCAGATCGTCCTGCACTTCAGAGACAG agggagaaggtggagggacacctGTATGTCCTCCTGCAAAGAAGGAATACAGAGACGACCCGTTCCATCAG GGTCACTCTCCCTGGCTGCACAGCTCCAACCCCGGCCTGGAGCGAGTGAGCGCCATCGTGTGGGAGGGCAACGAGTGTAAGAAGGCTGACATGTCTGTGCTGGAGATCAGTGGCATGATCATGAACAGGGTGAATCTTTACACCCCTGGTATTGGCTACCAGGTCTTTGGGAACCTGGTGTCAGTGACACTTGGACTCACACCATTCGTTTACAG ACTGGCTCAGTACCGTGACTTTGATCAGCTGACCACACTGTCAGCCAATGAGCTTCTGTCGGTGGCGCTTGGGGGCGGGTCTGGATCAGATGGCTTGGTCATCACCATGGTAACACTCAGCTTCCTGGTGCGCGTCTGCCTTATAtggctcttcttcttcctgctcagCGTAGCGGAGAGGACCTATAAACAG AGGCTCCTGTTTGCCAAACTGTTTGGTCACCTGACTTCAGCCCGCAGAGCCAGGAAGTCTGAAGTTCCACATTTTAGACTGAAGAAAGTTCAGAACATCAAGATGTGGTTGTCGCTACGCTCCTACCTCAAG AGACGGGGTCCTCAGCGCTCAGTGGATGTCATCGTATCGTCTGCTTTCCTGCTCACTCTGTCTGTCGTCTTCATCTGCTGCGCACAG TTGCTGCACGTCCATGAAACGTTCCTGGATTGTCACTATAACTGGGAGCTGGTGATCTGGTGCTCCAGTCTGTCTCTGTTCCTGCTCAGGTTCGTCACTCTGGGCTCAGAGACCAGCAAGAAGTACAGCAACACCTCCATCCTGCTCACCGAACAG ATCAACCTGTAtctgaagatggagaagaagccAAACAAGAAAGAGGAGCTGACGCTGGTCAACAACGTTTTAAAACTGGCTACCAAACTGCTCAAG GAGCTGGATACTCCGTTCAGGCTGTACGGTTTGACTATGAACCCTCTGCTCTACAACATCACCCAGGTGGTCATCCTGTCTGCAGTGTCAGGAGTCATATCTGACCTACTAGGATTTAACCTGAAG CTGTGGAAAATCAAATCCTGA
- the LOC124999892 gene encoding protein PHTF2-like isoform X1 gives MASKVKDAVVWYQKKIGAYDQQIWEKSVEQREIKFISLGLRNKPKKTGHVKPDLIDVDLVRGSAFAKAKPESPWTSLTRKGIVRVVFFPFFYRWWIQVTSRAIFLLLLALYLLQVAAAVLYVSVPQPHGIPATEVFGAIWLMLLLGTVHCQIVSTRTPKPASSSGGKRRRKLRKASQMEVHREGDGSSTTDNTQEGAPHPHSASTTYSLGALFQDFWHDICKAGSKKSKLSIDKSTETDNGYVSLDGRVTNRSSEEGLQLHEQRCDLTRADDGCWNSLLQPPHAHPARSSGLLLASGTKEPASDEASSEEDPEASYSALRRGVERMNSDCTLRNRKNTHHKKHYAVEDVPKSGTSCSSRCSSLRTQDSESTRHESETEDLMWEDFLHCAECRSSCTSETEGEGGGTPVCPPAKKEYRDDPFHQGHSPWLHSSNPGLERVSAIVWEGNECKKADMSVLEISGMIMNRVNLYTPGIGYQVFGNLVSVTLGLTPFVYRLAQYRDFDQLTTLSANELLSVALGGGSGSDGLVITMVTLSFLVRVCLIWLFFFLLSVAERTYKQRLLFAKLFGHLTSARRARKSEVPHFRLKKVQNIKMWLSLRSYLKRRGPQRSVDVIVSSAFLLTLSVVFICCAQLLHVHETFLDCHYNWELVIWCSSLSLFLLRFVTLGSETSKKYSNTSILLTEQINLYLKMEKKPNKKEELTLVNNVLKLATKLLKELDTPFRLYGLTMNPLLYNITQVVILSAVSGVISDLLGFNLKLWKIKS, from the exons ATGGCTTCCAAAGTAAAAGATGCTGTGGTGTGGTACCAGAAAAAG ATCGGCGCCTATGACCAACAGATATGGGAGAAGTCGGTGgagcagagagaaataaag tttatttctctg GGCTTGAGGAACAAGCCAAAGAAGACGGGACATGTCAAACCGGATCTTATCGACGTGGACCTGGTCAGAG GTTCGGCGTTCGCTAAGGCCAAACCCGAGAGTCCGTGGACGTCGCTGACCAGGAAGGGCATCGTCAGAGTcgtcttcttccctttcttttatCGATGGTGGATCCAGGTCACCTCCAGagccatcttcctcctcctgctggctCTCTACCTGCTGCAAG tggcagcagcagtccTGTACGTGAGCGTCCCTCAGCCTCATGGGATCCCGGCCACCGAGGTGTTCGGAGCCATCTGGctcatgctgctgctgggaaCCGTCCACTGTCAGATCGTCTCCACCAGGACCCCGAAACCAGCCTCCAGCAGCGGAGGGAAGAGACGCAG GAAGTTGAGGAAGGCATCTCAGATGGAGGTGCATAGGGAAGGCGACGGGTCTAGCACTACCGATAACACACAGGAGGGGGCACCACACCCCCACTCAGCCAGCACCACATACAGCCTGGGCGCTCTCTTCCAAGATTTCTGGCATGATATCTGTAAAGCTGG ATCTAAGAAGTCCAAGCTGTCCATCGACAAATCAACGGAGACGGACAACGGTTACGTGTCCCTGGACGGCCGGGTGACCAATCGCAGCAGTGAGGAGGGGCTCCAGCTCCACGAGCAGAGATGTGACTTGACCAGAGCCGACGACGGGTGCTGGAACTCACTGCTCCAGCCCCCACATGCTCACCCAGCTCGCAGCTCAGGACTGCTGCTGGCCAGCGGCACCAAg gaacCCGCATCAGACGAGGCCTCCAGTGAGGAAGACCCTGAGGCGTCCTACAGCGCCCTCCGCAGGGGAGTAGAAAGAATGAACAGTGACTGTACGCTCCGCAACCGCAAGAACACACACCACAAGAAACACTACGCTGTGGAG GACGTCCCAAAGTCCGGCACCAGCTGTAGCTCCAGGTGTTCTAGTCTGAGGACTCAAGACTCGGAGAGCACTCGACACGAGTCAGAGACTGAGGACCTGATGTGGGAGGACTTCCTCCACTGTGCAGAGTGCAGATCGTCCTGCACTTCAGAGACAG agggagaaggtggagggacacctGTATGTCCTCCTGCAAAGAAGGAATACAGAGACGACCCGTTCCATCAG GGTCACTCTCCCTGGCTGCACAGCTCCAACCCCGGCCTGGAGCGAGTGAGCGCCATCGTGTGGGAGGGCAACGAGTGTAAGAAGGCTGACATGTCTGTGCTGGAGATCAGTGGCATGATCATGAACAGGGTGAATCTTTACACCCCTGGTATTGGCTACCAGGTCTTTGGGAACCTGGTGTCAGTGACACTTGGACTCACACCATTCGTTTACAG ACTGGCTCAGTACCGTGACTTTGATCAGCTGACCACACTGTCAGCCAATGAGCTTCTGTCGGTGGCGCTTGGGGGCGGGTCTGGATCAGATGGCTTGGTCATCACCATGGTAACACTCAGCTTCCTGGTGCGCGTCTGCCTTATAtggctcttcttcttcctgctcagCGTAGCGGAGAGGACCTATAAACAG AGGCTCCTGTTTGCCAAACTGTTTGGTCACCTGACTTCAGCCCGCAGAGCCAGGAAGTCTGAAGTTCCACATTTTAGACTGAAGAAAGTTCAGAACATCAAGATGTGGTTGTCGCTACGCTCCTACCTCAAG AGACGGGGTCCTCAGCGCTCAGTGGATGTCATCGTATCGTCTGCTTTCCTGCTCACTCTGTCTGTCGTCTTCATCTGCTGCGCACAG TTGCTGCACGTCCATGAAACGTTCCTGGATTGTCACTATAACTGGGAGCTGGTGATCTGGTGCTCCAGTCTGTCTCTGTTCCTGCTCAGGTTCGTCACTCTGGGCTCAGAGACCAGCAAGAAGTACAGCAACACCTCCATCCTGCTCACCGAACAG ATCAACCTGTAtctgaagatggagaagaagccAAACAAGAAAGAGGAGCTGACGCTGGTCAACAACGTTTTAAAACTGGCTACCAAACTGCTCAAG GAGCTGGATACTCCGTTCAGGCTGTACGGTTTGACTATGAACCCTCTGCTCTACAACATCACCCAGGTGGTCATCCTGTCTGCAGTGTCAGGAGTCATATCTGACCTACTAGGATTTAACCTGAAG CTGTGGAAAATCAAATCCTGA